CATTCTTCGAGTAATAATCGTGGTAGTAACCGCTGTAATAGTAGTAGCTCTCGTCCTGGGACATGTTGATGTTGTTCAACACAATACCAATCAGATTGCCACCGACTTTTTCGATCAATTGTTTTGCACGAATATTCATCGGCTGCGGGTAACGGCGGTACTGGATCACCTGTAGAGTCATATCCACTTCGCTCGCCAGGATGGAAGCATCGCTGACACCCATGATTGGAGGCGAATCGAAGAACACGTAATCATAGCGTTGCTTCAATTCAGTGATGAGATCTTTCATCTGCGCCGAGCTGAGAATGCCCAATGAACTGCTCGGCAACTTGCCACTCGCCATGAAGTCGAGATTAGGCAAACGAGTGGTTTGAATCACTTCCTCCAGTGTGTTCTGCTTGAGCAGATAATTGGTCAAACCGATCGTGTTGGAAACATTCACGAGCTTGTGCAAGGTGGGACGGCGAAGATCTGAATCAACCATTACCACACGGTGACCGCTCTGAGCGAACACAGTCGCCATGTTATAGACCGTGGTGGATTTACCTTCACCCGCACCTGCGCTGACCACAGCCATCGTGTTAAGCTTGTCATCCTTTCGGGAGAACATGAGGTTGGTGCGCAACACGCGGTAAGCCTCGGCATGAGGACTCTCAGCGCCCTCATCGAGCAGGAGCCCGACATTCTGAGGAATGACCCCAAGCACGGGAGCTTGAAGCGTGCGCTCCACGTCGTCGATCGTTTTCACACTGGTATCCAAATACTCGATGAAAAACGCCAGCCCGACACCCACCACCAAACCGATAATAATTCCCAGTGCAATGTTGAGCGCCTTGTTCGGGCGAACAGGCTTGTCGATCTCTTCCGCCGTATCAACGATTTGCACCATGGTAGTTTTTGGCAGAGCCCGGTCTACCTGCTCCTGTGCGGCGCGGAATTCCAGAATCTCGCGAAATTTCTTCAGATGATCCAGCTGGGACTTCTCGATGAAGTAAGGCCGGCTGGATTCAGCAAGCACAAGATCATTGGACTTTGCTTCGTTGACCTTGTCTTCCGAATTCTTAACCACTGCCAGTAATGAAGCCACGCGTGCATCCATGCCAACCATGATTCCCTTCACCCGGTCATCAATCTTCGCGTTTAGTTCATTCACCAGTTTCTG
The nucleotide sequence above comes from Pedosphaera parvula Ellin514. Encoded proteins:
- a CDS encoding GumC family protein, yielding MDPLKTSAPPEAKLHFLDYWRIIRIRKTVILAVFLLVVITATIVTFILPEQFSSTARIKVEGDTTDVPGITQTPNYSGHYDPYFIQTEFEVIQSEVILDRVIEGLNLNEAWKQYNNGQKLKTSQSRAQLKRMMELHPDRNTSLIEIKIYSNDKKEAAAIANEVAIVYQKYRLDQKLDITGAGIKVFKQQVQEQDDLIAKQEAKVDKLRKDLKVTDLGGESATGPQQTLEPMNVMHYNTLRIDAETQYIKEEKLLSQLKQLKSDELKQAIPTAAPDAILIQLLQDLIGAETKLVTLLADYGDKHPEVLRTQKLVNELNAKIDDRVKGIMVGMDARVASLLAVVKNSEDKVNEAKSNDLVLAESSRPYFIEKSQLDHLKKFREILEFRAAQEQVDRALPKTTMVQIVDTAEEIDKPVRPNKALNIALGIIIGLVVGVGLAFFIEYLDTSVKTIDDVERTLQAPVLGVIPQNVGLLLDEGAESPHAEAYRVLRTNLMFSRKDDKLNTMAVVSAGAGEGKSTTVYNMATVFAQSGHRVVMVDSDLRRPTLHKLVNVSNTIGLTNYLLKQNTLEEVIQTTRLPNLDFMASGKLPSSSLGILSSAQMKDLITELKQRYDYVFFDSPPIMGVSDASILASEVDMTLQVIQYRRYPQPMNIRAKQLIEKVGGNLIGIVLNNINMSQDESYYYYSGYYHDYYSKNEDESETATDAGEGKARTDIKPKY